In the genome of Ignavibacteriales bacterium, one region contains:
- the glgC gene encoding glucose-1-phosphate adenylyltransferase — MTFPGSSILRDTVTMLLAGGQGERLFPLTAYRSKPSVPFGGKYRIIDFALSNCLNSGLRRVYVLTQYKSDSLNQHLFEAWSIFNPELGEFIYSVPPQRKLNNDWYMGTANAIYQNINLFSSDKKAKWVLILGGDHIYKMDYLKLLQSHVDKRADLSIACIEVPKDEASRFGIVGVDDNYSVKSFIEKPSDPPEIPDKPGYSFVNMGIYVFNAALLKDVLFDMDSKKVKSNDFGQDVIPYMVKENMNIFAYKFDDENKKSKPYWKDIGTIESYFDASMDLISVIPEFNFYDLSWPMRTYQYQFPPAKTVSHEGERVGRTLNSLICDGSIVSGGLVERSLLGPNVRVNSFSYVTDSIIMNNVRVGRHARIRRAIIDKNVVVPEGYEIGFDLEGDKKKFTVTESGIVVIAKNQVLPT; from the coding sequence ATGACATTTCCCGGATCATCCATACTAAGAGATACTGTTACTATGTTACTCGCAGGGGGACAAGGTGAAAGACTCTTTCCGCTTACAGCATACAGAAGCAAACCAAGCGTACCATTCGGCGGTAAATACAGGATAATCGATTTTGCACTTTCCAACTGCCTCAACTCAGGCTTAAGACGCGTATATGTCCTTACACAATATAAATCCGATTCACTTAATCAACATTTATTCGAAGCGTGGAGTATTTTCAATCCTGAACTGGGTGAATTTATTTATTCAGTTCCGCCGCAAAGGAAGCTTAATAATGACTGGTATATGGGAACTGCAAACGCTATTTATCAGAACATAAATCTTTTTTCTTCCGACAAAAAAGCAAAGTGGGTTTTGATTTTAGGCGGCGACCACATTTATAAAATGGACTATCTTAAATTGCTTCAATCACACGTTGATAAGCGTGCTGATCTGTCCATAGCTTGTATCGAAGTTCCTAAAGATGAAGCAAGCAGATTTGGAATTGTCGGTGTTGATGATAATTATTCTGTCAAGTCATTCATTGAGAAACCATCCGACCCGCCTGAAATTCCTGATAAACCCGGTTACTCTTTTGTGAATATGGGAATTTATGTATTCAACGCCGCATTGCTTAAAGATGTTTTGTTTGATATGGATTCTAAAAAAGTTAAGAGCAATGATTTTGGTCAGGATGTGATTCCATATATGGTTAAAGAAAATATGAACATCTTTGCTTACAAGTTTGATGATGAGAACAAAAAATCAAAACCCTACTGGAAAGATATTGGAACGATTGAAAGTTATTTTGACGCAAGTATGGACTTAATAAGTGTTATACCTGAGTTTAACTTTTATGATCTAAGCTGGCCAATGCGGACTTACCAGTATCAATTCCCTCCTGCAAAAACAGTATCACACGAAGGCGAGCGCGTCGGACGTACTCTTAATTCGCTGATATGTGATGGTTCAATTGTATCAGGTGGTTTGGTAGAAAGATCTTTACTCGGACCAAATGTCCGCGTTAATTCTTTCAGTTATGTAACTGATTCAATTATTATGAATAACGTTAGAGTTGGAAGACATGCAAGAATACGCCGTGCGATCATTGATAAAAATGTGGTGGTACCGGAAGGATATGAAATCGGTTTTGACCTGGAAGGTGATAAGAAAAAATTCACAGTGACGGAAAGCGGAATTGTAGTTATAGCAAAGAACCAGGTGCTGCCAACTTAG
- a CDS encoding M1 family metallopeptidase, which produces MKINSVITFIIVAAFFFIGLEISISPIRTSITTVSHQAEVLKETISHAPAIRLNYSYITDNQYKVDILHYDLNIDLYPEEKILKADVVLTGRYLDRHLDQIDLNFYDNMKITSVLFNDVEREYKQKGTTLSISPGVSLSDTFKIKIVYEGTPKRKGLSAFVFGEINDRSVVYNLNEPDYASTWFPCNDYPSDKALLDIKITNNSDKTSISNGKLMGIKQKGNRKSYHWATAYPISTYLISIYSAEYETFSQKYISLDLKDTMSIDYFVFPGHLENAKKDFDEHPDMMKFFASTFGEYPFIKEKYGVAEFLWQYGAMEHQTITGVGSNFVSGNKYFTDLYVHELAHHWWGNAVGPATWKDIWLNEGFATYCEALYAEYRQGKEALQSVMVSKFDENFEGRLYDPGEDLFSNTVYEKGAWVLHMLRGEIGDTIFFNLLRTYFDRYKYSNASTEDFVKLCEELSGKDLTKFFDQWVYTGEDIINLSYTWHTEKSNGGYKTIIEFEQTQKQYETYYFSIDILLIKADKNLLKTFYIDTKSGSIEFISDFNPDEVVPDPYNKLLANTYDKNLNEISD; this is translated from the coding sequence ATGAAAATAAATTCTGTAATAACGTTTATTATTGTCGCAGCTTTTTTCTTTATTGGATTAGAAATAAGCATTTCACCTATACGAACCAGTATTACAACTGTCAGTCATCAGGCTGAAGTGTTAAAAGAAACTATTTCTCATGCTCCTGCAATCAGGCTAAACTATTCTTACATCACTGATAACCAGTATAAAGTTGATATACTTCACTATGATTTAAATATTGATCTGTATCCCGAAGAAAAAATATTGAAAGCTGATGTTGTATTAACCGGAAGATATCTTGACAGGCATCTTGACCAGATTGACTTGAATTTTTATGACAACATGAAAATTACTTCAGTTCTATTTAATGATGTTGAACGCGAGTATAAACAAAAAGGTACAACACTTAGCATTTCTCCCGGAGTTTCGTTAAGTGATACCTTTAAAATTAAAATTGTATATGAAGGCACTCCGAAAAGAAAAGGTCTGTCCGCTTTTGTATTTGGAGAGATAAATGATAGATCAGTTGTTTATAATTTGAATGAACCTGATTATGCATCAACCTGGTTCCCGTGTAATGATTATCCTTCTGACAAAGCGCTGCTTGATATAAAGATTACGAACAATTCTGATAAGACTTCGATTTCAAATGGTAAACTCATGGGCATTAAACAAAAAGGGAATAGAAAATCATATCATTGGGCGACTGCTTATCCGATTTCAACATACCTGATTTCCATTTACTCTGCGGAGTATGAAACATTTTCACAAAAATATATTTCGCTTGATCTTAAAGACACAATGAGCATAGATTATTTTGTCTTTCCGGGACATCTTGAAAATGCAAAGAAAGATTTTGACGAACATCCTGATATGATGAAATTTTTTGCTTCAACTTTTGGTGAATATCCGTTTATAAAAGAAAAATATGGCGTGGCAGAATTTTTATGGCAATACGGCGCAATGGAACATCAGACAATAACTGGTGTTGGTTCTAATTTTGTAAGCGGTAATAAATATTTCACTGACCTGTATGTTCACGAACTAGCGCATCACTGGTGGGGAAATGCGGTAGGTCCCGCAACGTGGAAAGATATCTGGCTTAATGAAGGATTTGCAACCTACTGCGAAGCACTGTACGCTGAATATAGGCAGGGTAAAGAAGCACTTCAATCGGTTATGGTGAGTAAATTCGATGAAAATTTTGAAGGCAGGTTGTATGATCCGGGCGAGGATCTTTTCTCAAACACAGTTTATGAAAAAGGTGCGTGGGTCCTTCATATGCTGAGAGGGGAAATCGGGGATACCATATTTTTTAATTTGTTAAGAACATATTTTGATAGGTATAAATATTCCAATGCATCAACTGAAGATTTTGTAAAACTTTGTGAGGAATTATCCGGAAAAGACCTGACGAAATTTTTTGATCAATGGGTTTATACGGGTGAGGATATTATCAACCTTAGTTATACCTGGCATACTGAAAAATCAAATGGTGGGTATAAAACAATCATTGAATTTGAACAGACTCAAAAACAATACGAGACTTATTATTTTTCAATCGACATTTTGTTAATCAAAGCTGATAAGAATTTATTAAAGACATTTTACATTGATACCAAATCAGGTTCGATTGAATTTATTAGTGATTTTAATCCTGATGAAGTTGTTCCTGATCCATACAACAAACTGCTTGCAAATACGTACGATAAAAACTTAAATGAAATTTCCGATTAA
- a CDS encoding UDP-2,3-diacylglucosamine diphosphatase, whose protein sequence is MNKSYFFISDIHLGLEDREKEKSKEKILVDFLHYAAQNCDELFIVGDLFDYWFEYKRVYQKGYFRTLTALQDFTLAGKKLHYFIGNHDFMHRNFFQDEIGAIMYHNAEKFILNDKKFFIGHGDGLVDNDTGYNILKKIFRNKTLQKLYSFIHPDLGVGLASRTSKTSREYTTKKDYGEADGLFNSAKKKIDEGFDFVLFGHLHQRCYIDYKKGLYVNLGSWLTQPCYGKFDGKEFEIPELK, encoded by the coding sequence GTGAATAAATCATATTTTTTTATTTCTGATATTCATCTTGGACTTGAAGACAGGGAAAAAGAAAAATCAAAAGAAAAAATCCTTGTTGATTTCCTGCATTACGCCGCACAAAATTGTGATGAACTTTTTATTGTCGGCGATTTATTTGATTACTGGTTCGAATATAAAAGAGTGTACCAAAAAGGATATTTCAGAACACTAACTGCGCTACAGGATTTTACTCTTGCCGGTAAAAAGCTTCACTACTTTATCGGTAATCATGATTTTATGCACAGGAATTTTTTTCAGGATGAGATCGGTGCGATAATGTATCACAACGCAGAGAAATTCATTCTCAACGATAAAAAATTTTTTATCGGTCACGGAGATGGACTAGTTGATAATGATACAGGATACAACATCCTTAAAAAAATATTCAGGAATAAAACACTGCAGAAGCTTTACTCATTCATACATCCTGATTTAGGAGTTGGTCTCGCCAGCAGAACCAGTAAAACCAGCCGTGAATACACCACCAAGAAGGACTACGGCGAAGCAGATGGATTATTCAATTCAGCGAAGAAAAAAATAGATGAGGGATTTGACTTTGTTTTATTTGGTCACCTTCATCAGCGGTGTTATATCGATTATAAAAAAGGTTTATACGTTAATCTTGGTTCATGGCTTACCCAGCCATGTTATGGTAAATTTGACGGTAAAGAATTCGAAATTCCGGAACTAAAATAA
- a CDS encoding PBP1A family penicillin-binding protein, protein MKKYFNDSAHRNKKKKSRGWKKSYTIFLLIIVVLFAAFGFYIVSGLPSLEQLENPKPQLASKVFTSDGELLGQFFIENRIETDLDSIPQHLIDALIATEDRDFYDHWGVDMSRFIKAMIKNVFTFSREGASTITQQLAKNLYQLKASRENSFETGVRKIREWLTAIQIEKTYTKDEILELYLNVSYFGRSAYGVESAARVYFNKNGSELTLPESALFIALLKSPENYDPVRKTQNALNRRNLVMRNMVDVDKLKDSEYQALRSQPIKLASERVIGMKSEAPHFLEYVRQQMTSMSDRYKYDLYRDGLNIYTTIDMRMQKIANRVAAEHLKEYQEIFDKNWKWERNKATLSSLLDKAIKNSPEYLNADGKEEKASVYNKLKYDPDFINEVKKTESTIQVGFVVIDPATGQIKAMVGGENQDFGRGLNHVTGIRRQPGSSFKPFVYTTAIDNGYSPALSLLNEKFEYNEWSPNNADNEYGGYMTLRNALARSVNVIAGRMTISEIAPPSQVVKFAKLMGINSPLQSYPSIALGTSEVTPLELTSAFGTFANGGVHVEPISITRIEDRNGISIAQFTPQSTEAISPQTASIIVDMMQDVVNYGTGGGVRRYFQFPAAGKTGTTQNFSDAWFVGYTPDLVGGVWVGFDDHRVKFTNWYGQGAKASLPIWAKFMEAAYKELKLPLTYFELADGVSSVEFCSESIELGETRLAGPNCPSKITDLVIDSKMPLECELHSGGSRIRREDQRGDTGW, encoded by the coding sequence ATGAAAAAATATTTCAACGATTCCGCTCACAGAAATAAAAAGAAAAAATCCCGCGGCTGGAAAAAAAGCTATACTATTTTTCTTCTGATCATCGTCGTATTATTTGCCGCTTTCGGATTCTATATTGTCAGCGGGCTTCCTTCACTTGAACAACTTGAGAATCCTAAACCTCAACTTGCAAGCAAAGTATTTACTTCTGATGGTGAATTGTTAGGACAGTTTTTTATTGAGAACAGGATTGAAACTGATCTTGATAGTATTCCTCAACATCTTATCGATGCTCTTATAGCTACAGAGGATCGTGATTTCTATGATCACTGGGGTGTTGATATGAGCCGGTTCATTAAAGCAATGATAAAAAATGTTTTTACTTTTTCACGTGAAGGCGCTAGTACAATCACTCAACAGCTTGCAAAAAATTTATACCAGTTGAAAGCCTCAAGAGAAAATTCATTTGAAACGGGTGTAAGAAAAATAAGAGAGTGGCTTACTGCAATTCAGATTGAAAAAACTTATACCAAGGATGAAATACTTGAATTGTATCTCAATGTTTCTTACTTCGGGAGAAGCGCTTACGGAGTTGAATCCGCAGCAAGAGTATATTTTAATAAGAATGGATCGGAACTGACCCTGCCTGAATCAGCTTTATTTATAGCTCTGCTAAAATCTCCGGAAAATTATGACCCTGTAAGAAAAACTCAGAATGCACTGAACAGGCGCAACCTTGTTATGAGGAATATGGTTGATGTGGATAAACTAAAAGATTCTGAATACCAGGCACTTCGAAGTCAGCCGATAAAACTTGCATCCGAAAGAGTGATAGGAATGAAATCCGAAGCACCGCATTTTTTGGAATATGTGCGACAGCAAATGACATCAATGTCCGACAGGTATAAGTATGATCTTTACAGGGATGGATTAAATATATACACAACCATTGATATGCGAATGCAGAAAATCGCAAATCGTGTAGCTGCAGAGCATTTAAAAGAGTACCAGGAAATCTTTGATAAAAACTGGAAATGGGAACGCAACAAGGCAACCTTATCAAGTCTTCTTGATAAAGCAATAAAAAATTCTCCTGAATACCTGAACGCGGACGGCAAAGAGGAAAAGGCAAGTGTTTATAATAAACTGAAGTATGATCCTGATTTTATTAATGAAGTGAAAAAAACTGAAAGCACTATACAGGTGGGCTTTGTTGTTATTGATCCTGCAACCGGTCAGATTAAAGCTATGGTTGGAGGTGAAAACCAGGACTTTGGAAGGGGATTAAATCATGTTACCGGAATCAGAAGACAGCCGGGTTCATCATTTAAACCGTTTGTATATACAACCGCAATAGACAATGGATATTCGCCCGCGCTATCACTGCTAAATGAAAAGTTCGAATATAATGAATGGTCACCGAATAATGCTGATAATGAGTACGGCGGTTATATGACGCTTCGTAACGCGCTTGCCCGTTCAGTAAATGTTATTGCAGGCAGAATGACAATAAGTGAAATTGCTCCTCCATCACAAGTTGTAAAATTTGCAAAACTAATGGGAATAAATTCTCCGCTGCAAAGTTATCCATCAATAGCGCTTGGTACTTCCGAGGTTACACCGCTTGAACTTACTTCTGCATTCGGTACTTTTGCTAACGGCGGAGTACATGTTGAACCGATCTCCATCACAAGAATTGAAGACAGGAACGGAATTTCTATTGCACAATTCACACCACAATCAACAGAAGCAATATCACCGCAAACCGCATCTATCATAGTTGATATGATGCAGGATGTTGTAAATTATGGGACCGGCGGCGGTGTTCGTCGTTATTTCCAATTTCCAGCAGCAGGTAAAACAGGAACAACACAAAATTTTTCAGATGCATGGTTTGTTGGGTACACTCCGGATCTTGTTGGTGGCGTTTGGGTTGGATTTGATGATCACCGTGTGAAGTTCACAAACTGGTACGGACAGGGTGCAAAAGCTTCGCTTCCTATCTGGGCAAAATTTATGGAAGCCGCTTATAAGGAACTTAAACTTCCTCTGACTTATTTTGAACTCGCAGACGGAGTTTCTTCAGTTGAATTTTGCAGTGAGAGTATTGAGCTCGGTGAAACAAGACTTGCTGGACCTAACTGTCCCTCAAAGATTACTGATCTGGTGATCGATTCGAAAATGCCGCTTGAGTGTGAATTACATTCAGGTGGAAGCAGAATCAGAAGGGAAGACCAGCGCGGCGATACCGGCTGGTAA
- a CDS encoding peptide chain release factor 3 codes for MSNIKEINKRRTFAIISHPDAGKTTLTEKFLLYGGALQLAGSVTARKNQRSATSDWMELEKKRGISISSTVLQFDYRGFKINLLDTPGHEDFSEDTYRVLTAVDAVVMVIDAAKGIESQTRKLFEVCSKRQIPIFTFMNKLDRPSRDPLELIDELESVLKIGAFVMNFPIGTGINFMGVFDRLKKDVHLFERTTGGAYKAPVSIHTVNDTLIRDRMSDDDYKKFVEEIDILDSAGEEFHPEEVLQGKLTPVFFGSAKNNFGVQLLLDSFLEYAQPPVPRTSSSGIIQPDHETFSGFIFKIQANMDPKHRDRIAFLRICSGKFSRDMQATHTASGKKIRLSNSQKLFGQERETVDEAYAGDIVGFVGNSNFGIGDTITEDPAIVYDEIPKFAPEYFVFMQNPNPSNYKKFRDGLEQLLQEGVIQAFYLKNSYQKVPLLGAVGPLQFEVVQYRLEGEYGAESRLEQTNWKVLRWLSPEINDEAQKNILLPAGAAFASDSDERTVILFTSEWSLNYFKEKNPSIELNDVPFKVSSVA; via the coding sequence ATGAGTAATATTAAAGAAATTAATAAACGAAGAACATTTGCGATTATTTCTCATCCCGATGCAGGTAAGACCACACTTACTGAAAAATTTTTGCTGTACGGAGGCGCACTGCAGTTAGCCGGATCAGTTACGGCAAGAAAAAACCAAAGATCAGCGACATCTGACTGGATGGAACTTGAAAAGAAAAGAGGAATATCAATCAGTTCAACTGTACTTCAGTTTGACTATAGAGGATTTAAAATTAATCTACTCGATACACCGGGACACGAAGATTTTTCTGAAGATACTTACCGTGTACTAACCGCAGTTGATGCTGTTGTGATGGTGATTGATGCTGCAAAAGGAATTGAATCCCAGACAAGAAAGTTGTTTGAAGTATGCAGTAAAAGACAGATACCCATTTTCACATTTATGAACAAACTTGACCGACCAAGCCGCGATCCGCTTGAACTTATCGATGAGCTTGAGAGTGTACTTAAGATAGGCGCTTTTGTAATGAACTTTCCAATTGGTACCGGAATTAATTTTATGGGAGTGTTCGACAGGTTAAAAAAAGATGTACACCTTTTTGAGAGAACAACCGGCGGTGCATATAAAGCACCGGTTTCAATTCATACGGTTAATGATACACTGATCAGGGATAGAATGAGTGATGATGATTATAAAAAATTTGTTGAGGAGATTGATATACTTGATTCAGCAGGAGAAGAATTCCATCCCGAAGAAGTGTTGCAGGGAAAACTGACTCCTGTGTTTTTCGGTAGTGCAAAAAATAATTTTGGTGTTCAGTTGCTGCTGGATAGTTTTCTCGAATATGCACAACCACCTGTACCAAGAACCAGTTCCAGCGGCATAATTCAACCTGATCACGAAACATTTTCAGGATTTATTTTTAAGATACAGGCAAATATGGATCCCAAGCACAGGGACAGGATTGCGTTTTTAAGGATTTGTTCAGGGAAGTTTTCACGGGACATGCAGGCAACACATACGGCAAGCGGTAAAAAAATAAGACTATCAAATTCACAAAAACTTTTCGGACAGGAACGGGAAACCGTAGATGAAGCATACGCCGGTGATATAGTTGGATTTGTTGGCAATTCAAATTTTGGAATCGGTGATACAATAACAGAAGATCCGGCAATTGTTTATGATGAGATACCAAAATTTGCACCTGAGTATTTTGTGTTTATGCAGAATCCAAATCCATCTAACTATAAAAAATTCAGAGATGGACTGGAACAGTTACTGCAGGAAGGAGTTATCCAAGCATTCTATTTAAAAAATTCTTACCAGAAAGTTCCATTGCTCGGTGCAGTAGGACCGCTTCAGTTTGAGGTTGTTCAATACAGATTAGAGGGTGAATACGGGGCTGAATCAAGGCTTGAACAGACTAACTGGAAGGTGTTGAGATGGCTCTCCCCTGAAATAAATGACGAAGCACAAAAAAATATATTGCTGCCTGCAGGTGCTGCATTTGCATCGGATTCGGATGAAAGAACAGTGATATTATTTACGAGTGAATGGTCATTAAATTATTTTAAGGAGAAAAATCCTTCCATTGAATTAAACGATGTACCATTTAAAGTTTCATCAGTCGCCTGA
- the hpnC gene encoding squalene synthase HpnC, with product MVLSTTKEFSIEAAYDSALKFAGDHYENFPVISFFVPKKLRKHVAIIYWFARTADDISDEGILSDEERISGLDKFKEEFSKSLSGDFETEYHAALANTVDTMKLNPDNFYNLISAFRQDVTKKRYNSFDEILDYCRRSANPVGRLILELYNIRNEEAFLYSDKICAALQLANFYQDISIDRQKGRLYLSLDELSEYSVNENMFEFKENSLNLKQLLKHNVDRTENMLYEGKELLKFLKGRLKYEISWTILGGLETLNKIKKIDYNVLNIRPVLSKADFLKLLIKSFYF from the coding sequence ATGGTTTTATCCACCACAAAAGAATTTAGCATTGAAGCTGCCTATGACTCAGCCTTGAAATTTGCCGGGGATCACTATGAAAACTTTCCCGTAATCTCATTTTTTGTTCCGAAGAAACTAAGAAAACATGTCGCAATAATTTATTGGTTCGCCCGCACAGCAGATGACATTTCAGACGAAGGGATTCTTAGTGATGAGGAAAGAATTTCCGGACTGGATAAATTCAAGGAAGAATTTTCTAAGTCATTAAGCGGTGATTTTGAAACTGAATATCATGCAGCACTTGCAAATACAGTTGACACAATGAAATTGAATCCCGACAATTTCTATAACCTAATATCTGCTTTCCGGCAGGATGTAACAAAGAAGCGATATAATTCATTTGATGAAATATTGGATTACTGCAGGCGCTCAGCGAATCCTGTTGGCAGACTGATTCTCGAATTATATAATATCCGGAATGAAGAAGCATTTTTGTATTCCGATAAGATTTGTGCAGCTCTCCAGCTTGCTAATTTTTATCAAGATATTAGCATCGACCGGCAAAAAGGAAGACTATATCTTTCCCTGGATGAACTAAGTGAATATTCAGTCAATGAAAATATGTTTGAGTTCAAAGAAAATAGTCTTAACTTAAAGCAACTTTTAAAGCACAATGTTGATCGTACTGAAAACATGCTTTATGAAGGGAAAGAATTATTAAAGTTTCTTAAAGGCAGACTTAAGTATGAAATTAGCTGGACAATTTTAGGCGGTCTTGAAACTTTAAATAAAATAAAAAAGATCGATTATAATGTGCTTAACATCAGACCGGTTTTATCAAAAGCAGATTTTCTGAAATTATTAATTAAGTCATTTTATTTTTAA
- the hpnD gene encoding presqualene diphosphate synthase HpnD, which translates to MMDSAKNIAKESKSSFYYAFNLLPEEKRDAMNTVYAFCRKTDDIIDEGFESTDFKFEKLRRWRIEFEKAFNGNSEYPLLNKLGRTISRFNIPLDPFFELIKGMEMDLQNNRYKSFDDLQLYCYRVASTVGLMCIEIFGYKHPSTKDFAVNLGIALQLTNILRDVKKDAEKGRIYLPQEDLHKFGYTENDLMNLTYNPEFTNLMKYEAERAKQYFELATSNLNLDDKKTMFAARAMQHIYFKMLEKIVAAEYDVFNKNIKVSKFEKVGIAVGVWAKYRLVY; encoded by the coding sequence ATGATGGATTCAGCAAAAAATATTGCAAAGGAAAGTAAAAGCAGTTTCTATTATGCTTTCAACCTGTTGCCCGAAGAAAAAAGAGATGCAATGAATACCGTCTATGCTTTTTGCCGGAAGACCGATGATATAATTGATGAAGGTTTTGAATCAACCGATTTTAAATTTGAAAAGTTAAGACGATGGCGAATAGAATTTGAAAAAGCGTTTAACGGTAATTCCGAATATCCGCTGCTGAATAAACTCGGCAGAACAATTTCAAGATTCAACATACCGCTTGATCCGTTCTTTGAATTAATAAAAGGAATGGAAATGGATCTTCAGAACAACAGGTATAAAAGTTTTGATGACCTTCAGCTTTATTGCTACCGTGTTGCTTCAACAGTAGGATTAATGTGTATTGAAATTTTTGGTTATAAACATCCAAGCACAAAAGATTTTGCAGTAAACCTTGGCATTGCACTTCAGCTTACAAATATTTTAAGAGATGTAAAAAAAGACGCTGAGAAAGGCAGAATATATTTGCCGCAAGAAGATCTTCATAAATTCGGATACACAGAAAATGACTTGATGAATCTCACATACAATCCTGAGTTTACAAACCTGATGAAGTACGAAGCAGAAAGGGCTAAGCAGTATTTTGAACTCGCTACATCTAATCTGAATCTTGATGATAAAAAAACGATGTTCGCCGCAAGGGCAATGCAGCATATTTATTTTAAGATGCTTGAAAAAATTGTTGCAGCTGAATATGATGTGTTCAACAAAAACATAAAAGTTTCCAAGTTTGAAAAGGTCGGTATAGCAGTTGGTGTTTGGGCGAAATACCGACTTGTATACTAA
- a CDS encoding FAD-dependent oxidoreductase produces the protein MKKCIVIGGGFAGLSAASFLCSKGFKVKLIEASPKLGGRAYSFNDKATGDVVDNGQHIMMGCYSETLSFLNLINAEKNFEFQKNLKINFVTENADIIELKVPAIPYPINLMIGLLRYRAIPLKDRLGIINFFISLFFTNTNSLNNKSVLQWLRGKKQTEKTIQSLWAIIAIGALNTNLEKASASMFANILKQIFLKGNFNSTIILPATGLSESYVKSASDYILSNGGEIKTSEQVDTIEVVNEKAHVIKTSSGIEKDFDFVLFAVPHFALNKITGADELTMIEFEYSPILTFHVWLENNNLEKTFYGLIGSELHWVFNKVTHLTIVISDAGHLIKKEDDALIQIVKRELKKYLNIHESDVKNIRIIKEKRATFVPSNKIENGRPSAKTKLKNVFLAGDWTNTNLPSTIESAVLSARLAVDEILLQ, from the coding sequence ATGAAAAAATGTATTGTTATCGGCGGTGGATTCGCCGGACTTTCCGCAGCTTCCTTCCTGTGTTCCAAAGGATTTAAAGTAAAACTGATTGAAGCATCCCCTAAACTCGGAGGACGTGCTTATTCGTTTAACGATAAAGCTACCGGAGATGTAGTCGATAACGGGCAGCATATAATGATGGGCTGTTATTCTGAAACTCTATCTTTCCTGAATTTAATTAATGCTGAAAAGAACTTTGAATTTCAAAAAAATCTGAAAATTAATTTTGTTACTGAAAATGCTGATATAATCGAATTAAAAGTACCGGCAATCCCTTATCCAATTAATTTAATGATTGGACTTCTGCGCTATAGAGCAATTCCCTTAAAAGACCGATTAGGAATAATTAACTTTTTTATCTCACTGTTTTTCACAAACACAAATTCCTTAAATAATAAATCGGTACTGCAGTGGTTAAGGGGAAAAAAACAGACTGAAAAAACGATACAATCATTGTGGGCTATCATTGCTATCGGTGCACTTAATACAAATCTGGAAAAAGCTTCTGCCAGTATGTTCGCGAATATTTTAAAACAGATTTTCTTAAAAGGAAATTTTAATTCTACAATAATTCTTCCTGCAACGGGATTAAGTGAATCATACGTAAAATCTGCTTCCGATTATATCTTGTCGAATGGGGGAGAGATTAAAACATCTGAGCAGGTTGATACAATTGAAGTAGTAAATGAAAAGGCACATGTTATAAAAACTTCATCCGGAATTGAAAAAGATTTTGATTTTGTCTTATTTGCGGTACCTCACTTTGCACTAAATAAAATTACCGGCGCAGATGAACTGACAATGATTGAATTTGAATACTCACCAATACTGACTTTCCATGTATGGTTAGAAAATAATAATCTTGAAAAAACGTTCTATGGTCTGATAGGATCGGAATTACATTGGGTATTTAACAAAGTTACTCATCTTACAATCGTGATCAGCGATGCCGGTCATCTTATAAAAAAAGAAGATGACGCGTTAATTCAAATTGTGAAAAGAGAACTGAAAAAATATTTGAACATTCATGAAAGTGATGTTAAAAATATCCGGATCATTAAAGAAAAAAGAGCAACATTTGTTCCTTCAAATAAAATTGAAAATGGGAGACCTTCAGCAAAAACAAAATTAAAGAATGTTTTCCTTGCCGGTGATTGGACAAACACAAATCTTCCATCAACAATTGAAAGCGCCGTACTCAGCGCAAGGCTTGCCGTCGATGAGATATTATTGCAGTAA